The window TCATTAGAGAATTAAATGCCAATGATATCGCTGATATGGAACGAATTTCGCGTGAATACGTTGAAAAAGGACAATATTATAAAGCACTTCAATCAAAAAACGAGAGTAAATAGGTTTAGGTTTCCCTTTACAAACATTGCTATGCCTTTTGCCAACAAGAACTAGGTTACTGTTTTTAATTATAGCTTTTTTTATTAAAAAAGGTCCAAAATTCAACTTATCCTATTGTTAAATTTAAGTCTGTGTTAAAGCTCAATGTTGATTTTTTGCACAATGTTGATTGGAGTGGAAGGCGAGAAGACTCCTGCGGGAGCTGCGGGACAGGTGAGACCCCGCAGGCGCTTTAGCGCCGAGGAGGCTCACCGCCCGCCCCTAAGGTGCGCGAAGCGCCTGGAACGGAAATCAACATTCTAGTTTAACAGAGCCAAATTCAAAGAGAGGCTGACTCATTGGGTCAGCCTCTCTTCTTACATTGAATATTCATTAACTTTGCATTGCCGTTTGTTTTAAATAGTCCAACTCAAAGGAATATTTTTTTTCAATGTAGACATCATGCCAAACCATGAACATCAAAACGGTCCAGATTTTCCGGCTATTATCGGCTTTGTCCTGACAATGATCGTCTAATAGATTTAATAAATAGGACTTGTTAATTAAATGATCAGTATTGCTTTCACGGATCGTCTTCTTTGCCCAATCATTCATTTCATTTTTTAACCAGTGACGGATTGGCACTGGGAATCCAAGCTTTTTACGGTTAAGGACGTGGTCAGGGACAATTCCCTCGACCGCTTTCCTCAAAATATATTTTGTTGTACCGTTAGCAGTCTTTAAGCTAGTTGGTATTTTAGAAGCAATATTAAAGACTTCTTTATCTAAAAACGGGACACGTAGTTCTAACGAATGAGCCATTGTCATTTTATCAGCCTTTAATAAAATGTCACCGCGCATCCATGTATGAATGTCAATAAATTGCATGCGATCAACCGGATCGTAACCTCGGCTTTGCTCATAGAGAGGTTTGGTCACATCTGTATATTTAATGTCTTGGTTATACACGTGTAAAAGATTGCGTTTTTCCTCATCTGTAAACATCTTTGCATTCCCAATATAGCGTTCTTCCATCGGGGTGACACCACGCTCAATAAAGCTCTTACCTTTCATCCCCGCTGGCATCATGGTTGCAATTCCTTTTAGCAGCGATTTACCGACACTTGGAATCTTGTTAAAAACCTCAAGCGATTGGGGTTCACGATAAATATTATAGCCACCGAACAGTTCATCAGCACCTTCACCTGATAGAACAACTGTCACGTGCTTCCTTGCTTCGCGTGCGACGAAATAGAGAGGGACGCAAGCCGGGTCAGCTAATGGATCATCCGTATGCCACATAATTTTCGGTAACTCATTAATATACTCTTCAGGGGAAATAACATAACTAATATTTTCAACACCGAGTTTTTCAGCCGTTTCTTTCGCAACATCGATTTCACTAAAACCATTATGTTCAAATCCAACCGAAAACGTTTTAATGGCTGGATGAAATTCTTTGGCAATTGAAGCGATGATGGATGAGTCAATTCCGCCTGAAAGGAAGGAACCAACAGGAACATCACTTCTCATGTGCATTTTCACGGAATCGATCATGACA of the Bacillus sp. 1NLA3E genome contains:
- the asnB gene encoding asparagine synthase (glutamine-hydrolyzing) produces the protein MCGFIGCVHDKTQEYTEEQIQQFKNMNTIITHRGPDDDGYYFDQHVQFGFRRLSIIDIESGHQPLTYENERYWIIFNGEIYNYLELREELTNEGLTFATSSDTEVIIALYSHLKEKAVDRLRGMFAFVIWDKQEQTLFGARDHFGIKPFFYYEHGEKTFFASEKKSIVLALEDVINYQALQQYLTYQFVPEPDTLSEGIFKLEPGHYFTKKIGKPMEISRYWKASFQPVQKSEDTFIKEIRDVMIDSVKMHMRSDVPVGSFLSGGIDSSIIASIAKEFHPAIKTFSVGFEHNGFSEIDVAKETAEKLGVENISYVISPEEYINELPKIMWHTDDPLADPACVPLYFVAREARKHVTVVLSGEGADELFGGYNIYREPQSLEVFNKIPSVGKSLLKGIATMMPAGMKGKSFIERGVTPMEERYIGNAKMFTDEEKRNLLHVYNQDIKYTDVTKPLYEQSRGYDPVDRMQFIDIHTWMRGDILLKADKMTMAHSLELRVPFLDKEVFNIASKIPTSLKTANGTTKYILRKAVEGIVPDHVLNRKKLGFPVPIRHWLKNEMNDWAKKTIRESNTDHLINKSYLLNLLDDHCQDKADNSRKIWTVLMFMVWHDVYIEKKYSFELDYLKQTAMQS